Proteins from one Sphingopyxis terrae subsp. terrae NBRC 15098 genomic window:
- a CDS encoding TonB-dependent receptor has translation MKVQQQVDNRALRAALLAGVGPLLLLAAPAAAQDATGSAEGAATDDDAIVVTGIRETIQNSISVKRRETAIVDALSADDIGDLPALSVGQAIQTITGATTHREKGDASEIALRGLGPFLSNATFNGRDATNGSGDRSVNFNQFPSELVNNIKIYKTQQANLVEGGVAGTIEIGTLRPLDFGKRRIQGEIKGQYNPYGNRIVGSGGTGWRGTLSYVDQFANDTIGISIGFQRNDTNNPEETYAASTTWSACRADIVVTNNNCTELAREDYGSDIPYYLVPNSYIFRQISETDQRDAAFGAIQWRPSERINVNLDVQYSDRTYVESRRDLTLSEARRSLVNVEYDANGIVRHLEGQSSLESNGSELSRSEEYLGGGLSVEWKPNDRLTLTADGSYSRTIRKEIERNFRLRTDPTDVNGVRTVFNNMRIPYTYDLAPGSFVPTITIDPRFDLDNHDLFWDDARFRRDEAKRRNEIVAGRVDAIYEMDGFLRSISAGARWARLTYRDYDVRNGDFNQNPARTEDQRINNLCRQAFPQRDYLTAADGNDIHSWATFDVDCLFREYLGTEDPGLPDDIRSVANRDVTERTLAGYVMAEYEGDLGNLPVRGNFGVRVVKTDVTSNGLRSDLVIVDNGDGTIRLDDSGEFDTVTIKSGTTRILPSVNAIFEVAPNMLLRLAGYRAMSRPAPSALGAGRTFTLEDGGSFTSVQDAIENARANGSPRLKPLMSWNADAAIEWYPNKDSLLSATVYYKQFTGGFQPVVYDESFTVDGQDVIVPVIQTRNSPDKSRIYGIELTAATRFSFLPKPLDGLGAKVSYNYADANFENQDVRLGDVYDPETETVSPGLIAPAGLSGYSKHVLSAQAYYEIGPVSLQAIYNYRSKYYQDFVGGNSQLRYVGPSETVDFRASLALMRGVSLRFEAINIFNEPKATYMPVYGSSRQYHYYGSKYFIGIRARI, from the coding sequence GTGAAGGTTCAGCAGCAGGTCGATAATCGTGCGCTTCGCGCGGCTTTGCTGGCGGGGGTCGGGCCGCTGCTGCTGCTTGCGGCCCCAGCGGCGGCGCAGGATGCGACCGGTTCTGCTGAAGGCGCGGCGACTGATGATGATGCGATCGTCGTCACCGGCATCCGCGAGACGATCCAGAATTCGATCAGCGTAAAGCGCCGCGAGACGGCGATCGTCGACGCGCTGTCGGCGGACGATATCGGCGACTTGCCGGCGCTGTCGGTGGGGCAGGCGATCCAGACGATCACCGGCGCCACGACGCACCGCGAAAAGGGCGATGCGTCCGAAATCGCGCTTCGCGGCCTTGGCCCTTTCCTGTCCAACGCAACCTTCAACGGCCGCGATGCGACCAATGGCAGCGGTGACCGTTCGGTGAACTTCAATCAGTTTCCGTCGGAACTCGTCAACAATATCAAGATCTACAAGACCCAGCAGGCCAATCTGGTCGAAGGCGGCGTTGCGGGCACGATCGAGATCGGTACGCTGCGTCCGCTCGATTTCGGCAAGCGTCGCATCCAAGGGGAAATCAAGGGGCAATATAATCCCTATGGCAACCGGATCGTCGGATCGGGTGGGACCGGCTGGCGCGGCACGCTTAGCTATGTCGATCAGTTCGCGAACGATACGATCGGCATCTCGATCGGCTTTCAGCGCAACGACACGAACAACCCCGAAGAAACCTATGCTGCGAGCACCACGTGGAGCGCATGCCGCGCCGACATCGTGGTGACGAACAACAACTGCACCGAACTCGCTCGCGAGGATTATGGCAGCGACATCCCCTATTATCTGGTCCCGAACAGCTATATTTTCCGCCAGATCAGCGAGACCGACCAGCGCGACGCCGCTTTCGGTGCGATCCAGTGGCGCCCGTCGGAACGGATCAACGTCAATCTCGACGTCCAATATTCGGACCGCACCTATGTCGAGAGCCGGCGCGATCTGACGCTGTCCGAAGCGCGGCGCAGTCTCGTCAACGTCGAATATGACGCCAACGGTATCGTTCGCCATCTGGAGGGCCAGAGTTCGCTCGAATCCAATGGGTCCGAACTTTCGCGGTCGGAAGAATATCTGGGCGGCGGCCTGTCGGTCGAGTGGAAGCCGAACGACCGGCTGACGCTGACGGCCGATGGCAGCTATTCGCGAACGATCCGCAAGGAAATCGAGCGCAACTTCCGCCTCCGCACCGATCCGACCGACGTCAACGGCGTGCGCACCGTCTTCAACAATATGCGCATTCCCTACACTTATGATCTTGCGCCGGGCAGCTTCGTCCCGACGATCACGATCGATCCGCGCTTCGATCTCGACAACCACGACCTCTTCTGGGACGATGCCCGCTTCCGCCGCGACGAGGCCAAGCGCCGCAACGAGATTGTCGCAGGGCGCGTCGACGCGATTTATGAAATGGACGGCTTTTTGCGGAGCATTTCGGCGGGTGCGCGCTGGGCGCGGCTGACCTACCGCGACTATGATGTCCGCAACGGCGACTTCAACCAGAATCCGGCCCGGACCGAGGATCAGCGGATCAACAATCTCTGCCGTCAGGCCTTTCCGCAGCGCGATTATCTCACCGCCGCCGACGGCAATGACATTCATAGCTGGGCGACCTTCGATGTCGACTGCCTGTTCCGCGAATATCTCGGCACCGAAGATCCCGGGCTTCCCGACGATATCCGTTCGGTCGCCAACCGCGACGTCACCGAACGCACGCTCGCGGGCTATGTGATGGCCGAATATGAAGGCGATCTCGGCAATCTTCCGGTTCGGGGCAATTTCGGCGTTCGCGTGGTCAAAACCGATGTGACCTCGAACGGGCTGCGCAGCGACCTGGTTATCGTCGACAATGGCGACGGCACCATTCGCCTCGACGACAGCGGCGAGTTCGACACGGTCACGATCAAGAGCGGGACGACGCGCATCCTGCCCAGCGTCAACGCGATTTTCGAGGTCGCGCCAAACATGCTGCTGCGTCTCGCCGGCTACCGCGCGATGTCGCGCCCCGCACCCAGTGCGCTTGGCGCCGGGCGGACCTTTACGCTCGAGGATGGCGGTAGCTTTACCTCGGTCCAGGATGCGATCGAAAATGCGCGCGCAAACGGCAGCCCGCGCCTCAAGCCGCTGATGTCCTGGAATGCCGATGCGGCGATCGAATGGTATCCGAACAAGGATAGCCTGTTGTCGGCGACCGTCTACTACAAGCAGTTCACCGGCGGCTTTCAGCCGGTGGTCTATGACGAAAGCTTCACCGTCGACGGGCAGGACGTGATCGTTCCGGTGATCCAGACGCGCAACAGCCCCGACAAGTCGCGCATTTACGGTATCGAACTGACCGCTGCGACGCGCTTCAGCTTCCTGCCCAAACCGCTCGACGGTCTGGGGGCAAAGGTCAGCTATAATTATGCCGACGCCAATTTCGAAAATCAGGATGTTCGCCTCGGCGACGTCTATGATCCCGAAACCGAAACGGTATCGCCGGGGTTGATCGCGCCAGCCGGTCTGTCAGGCTATTCGAAGCACGTCCTTTCGGCGCAGGCCTATTATGAAATCGGCCCCGTATCGCTGCAGGCAATCTATAATTACCGGTCGAAATATTATCAGGACTTCGTCGGCGGCAACAGCCAGCTGCGCTACGTCGGGCCCAGCGAAACCGTCGATTTCCGCGCCTCGCTGGCGCTGATGCGGGGTGTTTCGCTGCGCTTCGAGGCGATCAATATCTTCAACGAACCGAAGGCGACCTACATGCCGGTCTATGGCAGCAGCCGCCAATATCATTATTATGGGTCGAAATATTTCATCGGCATCCGGGCGCGGATCTAG
- a CDS encoding alpha/beta hydrolase — protein MSRRLVLSGVAAMAALLSPGASATDEIAPGRVVKDTVYRTVGDRPLRLDLYVHPAVRKKPGPVLIHFHGGGWARGARPESWTGFRPYIAAGFSVVTVEYRLAGAARAPAAVEDARCALHWVDANAERYGFDRARIVVAGTSAGAHLALMAGLLPDENAIDPAECRGVGRAAAVVDLYGPTDLTATKDASGARHATVANWIGEGDGADTMARRMSPIAWLRSDVPPVFIGHGDADPVVPVTQSIDLKRRLDELAVPADLFIVPGGGHGKFDADSQRMMTARALAFLCGRRIPDPRACAEKN, from the coding sequence TTGTCCCGCCGGCTTGTCCTCTCCGGCGTTGCCGCGATGGCGGCGCTCCTCTCACCAGGAGCGTCGGCCACGGATGAAATCGCGCCCGGTCGCGTCGTCAAGGACACCGTTTACCGCACAGTGGGTGACAGGCCGCTGCGTCTCGACCTCTATGTTCATCCAGCCGTCCGCAAGAAGCCGGGCCCGGTCCTCATCCATTTCCACGGCGGCGGCTGGGCCCGCGGCGCGCGCCCCGAAAGCTGGACCGGCTTCCGCCCCTATATCGCCGCCGGCTTTTCGGTGGTTACGGTCGAATATCGCCTCGCCGGCGCGGCGCGGGCACCGGCGGCGGTCGAGGACGCGCGCTGCGCGCTCCACTGGGTCGACGCCAACGCCGAGCGCTATGGCTTCGACCGCGCCCGGATCGTCGTCGCAGGCACGTCGGCGGGTGCGCATCTGGCTTTGATGGCCGGGCTGCTGCCTGACGAAAATGCCATCGATCCTGCCGAATGTCGCGGCGTGGGCCGCGCTGCGGCGGTCGTTGATCTTTATGGTCCGACCGATCTGACAGCGACGAAGGACGCTTCGGGCGCGCGCCACGCCACGGTTGCAAACTGGATCGGGGAGGGGGATGGGGCCGACACGATGGCGCGTCGCATGTCGCCGATCGCCTGGCTTCGCAGCGATGTTCCGCCGGTCTTTATCGGCCATGGCGATGCCGACCCTGTGGTTCCGGTTACCCAGTCGATCGACCTCAAGCGGCGGCTCGATGAACTCGCGGTTCCGGCCGACCTCTTCATCGTACCCGGCGGGGGGCACGGGAAATTCGATGCGGACAGCCAGCGGATGATGACGGCGCGCGCTTTGGCCTTCCTCTGCGGCCGCCGCATTCCCGACCCGCGCGCGTGCGCCGAGAAAAACTGA